Proteins found in one Lathamus discolor isolate bLatDis1 chromosome 7, bLatDis1.hap1, whole genome shotgun sequence genomic segment:
- the RAD54L2 gene encoding helicase ARIP4 isoform X2: protein MLLLDESQQFPDQPQEAVFSSDHVEHTEDGEWQRSTSTTSSQSERAERHLQNQHKSLASEDTEKKRAQKPSHMRRNIRKLLREDQLEAVTKTAQQEELERRKRLEQQRKDYPATIPTVPLEFLPEDIVFRTAEATQLPPQVLAEEVICLDSTSSGSEDDAKGKNSIKDEVIELSSGEDDALQIVDSSDSGNEGEEDGSEESSGSHVNDALNQSDALGQVIVNINHPPNEEDIFLAPQLAHAVKPHQIGGIRFLYDNLVESLERFKTSSGFGCILAHSMGLGKTIQVISFLDVLFRHTEAKTVLAIVPVNTLQNWLAEFNTWLPAPENLPADYNSEEVQPRTFKVHILNDEHKTTAARAKVVNDWVTEGGVLLMGYEMYRLLSLKKSFATGRKKKTKKQAGPVIIDLDEEDRQQELLKGIEKALSRPGPDVVICDEGHRIKNCHASTSQALKNIRSRRRVVLTGYPLQNNLIEYWCMVDFVRPDFLGSRQEFSNMFERPILNGQCIDSTPQDVRLMRYRSHVLHSLLEGFVQRRGHSVLKVQLPSKEEHVILVRLSKIQRALYTEFMNRFRDAGNSGWLGLNPLKAFCVCCKIWNHPDVLYEALQKQNLANEQDLDVDDLGTASTNSRCQPQGIKVKTESNALASPAGEATNSKFLQSVGFNPFQERANQVVTYEWAKDILCDYQTGVLENSPKMVLLFHLIEESVKLGDKILVFSQSLSTLSVIEEFLAKRPVPSPPGSDGGVHNWVRNINYYRLDGSTSASERERLINQFNDLSNTSVWLFLLSTRAGCLGVNLIGANRVVVFDASWNPCHDAQAVCRVYRYGQKKPCHIYRLVSDYTLEKKIYDRQISKQGMSDRVVDDLNPVLNFTRREVENLLHFVEEESDPAQLSLNPSKIKESVLQLACLKYPHLITKEPFQHESLLIDRKEHKLTKAEKKAAKKSYEEEKRASVPYTRPSYAQYYPASDQSLTSIPAFSQRNWRPALKGEDKPVASVRPVQSTPIPMMPRHVPIGNAGSTSSSNPAINFPINYLQRAGVFVQKIVTTTDIVIPGTNTSTDVQARISAGESIHIIRGTKGTYIRTSDGRIFAIRTTGKPKGNEDRRTAASGSHSSSLESTSNGRHSASSPQLPSAEELTRPISPDSPEIISELQQYAEAAAARESRHSSPSTNAAQGLPARTDNAPGLAARGAEQHVGIHCMAPSVSSALPATSQHVDAHSVLDLRGNKRKSTSPSAPEEQARRQQKKRQLPSSVQPYEHGYPVSGGFTMPPVSLNHNLTHPFASQPGNSLYMGTGSSYYQLPNLLPDPHLVFPVTTDPLLTAGTASSSAATSVTASVPSFMLNPSLTGVLPNYSLPFTQSLLPEPRMFAPFPAPVLPSSLPRSMASAYPGYMSPHSGYPAGGLLRSQVPQFETQEVPEVGCSSNDEDKDDDVIEITGK, encoded by the exons ACCAACCCCAGGAAGCTGTGTTCAGCAGTGACCATGTTGAACACACAGAGGATGGAGAATGGCAGCGCTCTACTTCAACTACCTCATCTCAGAGTGAGCGGGCAGAGAGACACTTGCAGAACCAGCACAAGAGCCTGGCCTCTGAGGACACCGAAAAGAAGAGGGCTCAGAAACCGTCTCACATGCGGAGGAACATAAG AAAGCTGTTGCGTGAGGACCAACTGGAAGCTGTGACAAAAACAGCCCAACAGGAAGAGTTGGAGAGAAGGAAACGGCTAGAGCAGCAGCGGAAGGATTATCCAGCCACTATACCAACCGTACCCCTAGAGTTTCTTCCTG AGGACATAGTTTTCAGAACAGCTGAGGCTACCCAGCTCCCTCCTCAGGTCCTGGCTGAGGAAGTGATCTGCCTAGATAGTACCAGCAGTGGCAGTGAAGATGAcgctaaaggaaaaaatagcatTAAAGATG AAGTGATTGAGCTGAGTTCAGGAGAGGATGATGCCCTCCAAATTGTGGACAGCAGTGACTCTGGCAAtgaaggggaggaggatggCAGTGAAGAGAGCAGTGGCTCTCATGTGAATGATGCCTTAAATCAGTCAGATGCTCTGGGGCAAGTCATTGTCAATATCAACCATCCACCAAATGAGGAGGACATTTTCCTAGCTCCCCAGCTTGCACATGCAGTAAAACCTCATCAG ATTGGTGGGATCCGATTCCTGTATGACAACTTGGTTGAGTCTTTGGAGAGAtttaaaaccagcagtgggtttGGGTGCATTTTAGCACATAGCATGGGCCTGGGGAAGACAATACAGGTCATCTCTTTCTTGGATGTACTTTTTCGGCACACAGAGGCAAAGACTGTTCTTGCCATTGTACCT GTGAATACACTCCAAAACTGGCTAGCAGAATTCAACACGTGGCTCCCAGCACCTGAAAACCTTCCTGCTGATTATAACTCCGAAGAGGTCCAGCCCCGCACCTTCAAAGTCCACATCCTGAATGATGAACACAA gaCAACAGCTGCACGTGCAAAGGTGGTGAATGACTGGGTGACAGAAGGTGGTGTGCTGCTGATGGGATATGAGATGTACCGTCTTCTCTCACTGAAGAAGTCCTTTGCCACtggcaggaagaagaaaacaaagaaacaagctGGCCCTGTCATTATTGACTTGGATGAAGAAGACCGGCAGCAAGAGCTTCTGAAAG GGATTGAGAAAGCTTTGTCTCGCCCTGGCCCAGATGTGGTTATTTGTGATGAGGGACACCGGATAAAGAACTGCCATGCCAGCACTTCGCAGGCCCTGAAGAACATCCGCTCCCGCCGGCGGGTCGTGCTGACTGGCTACCCGCTCCAGAACAACCTCATTGAGTATTGGTGCATGGTAGACTTTGTTCGACCCGACTTTCTAGGCTCTCGTCAGGAATTCAGCAACATGTTTGAGCGCCCTATTCTGAATGGGCAGTGTATTGATAGCACCCCTCAAGACGTCCGTCTCATGAGGTATCGCAGTCATGTCCTGCATAGCCTGCTGGAAGGCTTTGTGCAGCG gCGAGGCCACAGTGTGCTGAAGGTTCAGCTCCCGTCTAAGGAAGAGCATGTCATTTTGGTACGTCTGTCAAAGATCCAGCGGGCCCTTTATACGGAGTTCATGAACCGGTTCCGAGATGCAGGCAACAGTGGCTGGCTGGGACTCAACCCACTCAAAGCTTTCTGTGTCTGTTGTAAG ATCTGGAACCATCCAGATGTGTTGTATGAAgctctgcaaaagcaaaatctgGCAAACGAGCAGGATTTAGATGTGGATGACCTTGGCACAGCAAGTACTAATTCCCGCTGCCAGCCTCAGGGAATTAAAGTCAAAACAGAGAGTAATGCTTTGGCATCACCAGCTGGAGAAGCTACCAACAGCAAGTTCCTCCAGAGCGTTGGCTTCAACCCTTTTCAGGAGAGAGCAAATCAGGTCGTTACTTATGAGTGG GCCAAAGACATCTTGTGTGATTACCAGACGGGAGTCTTGGAGAACTCACCTAAGATGGTGTTACTCTTCCACCTAATTGAAGAAAGTGTGAAGCTTGGAGACAAGATCTTGGTCTTCAG CCAGAGCTTGTCTACCTTATCTGTCATTGAAGAGTTTTTGGCAAAGAGACCAGTGCCGAGTCCTCCAGGCTCAGATGGAGGAGTTCACAACTGGGTCCGAAACATCAACTATTACA GACTGGATGGCAGCACCTCTGCCTCAGAAAGGGAACGACTGATTAACCAGTTTAATGATCTCAGCAACACCTCTGTTTGGCTCTTTCTTTTGTCCACACG TGCTGGGTGTTTGGGTGTTAACCTCATTGGAGCAAACAGAGTGGTGGTGTTTGATGCTTCTTGGAACCCGTGCCATGACGCCCAGGCTGTGTGCCGAGTGTACCGCTACGGGCAGAAGAAGCCATGCCACATTTACAGACTGGTTTCTGATTACACTCTTGAGAAGAAGATCTATGACCGTCAGATCTCCAAGCAGGGCATGTCAG ATCGGGTGGTGGATGATCTGAACCCAGTGTTGAACTTTACTCGACGGGAGGTGGAGAACCTGCTACATTTTGTGGAAGAGGAGTCTGACCCTGCTCAGCTCTCCCTCAATCCAAGCAAGATAAAGGAGTCGGTTCTACAATTAGCCTGTCTCAAGTATCCTCACCTCATCACCAAG GAGCCTTTTCAGCATGAGTCACTGCTGATCGACCGGAAGGAGCACAAGCTGACCaaggcagagaagaaagcagccAAGAAGAGCTACGAGGAGGAAAAGCGAGCATCCGTCCCCTATACCCGGCCGTCCTACGCACAGTATTACCCAGCCAGTGATCAGAGTCTGACAAGCATCCCTGCCTTTAGCCAGAGGAACTG GCGACCAGCCCTCAAGGGTGAGGACAAGCCAGTGGCAAGTGTCCGCCCAGTTCAATCCACTCCCATTCCTATGATGCCTCGGCATGTCCCCATAGGCAATGCAGGATCAACCtcaagttccaaccctgctATCAACTTTCCCATCAACTACCTACAGCGAGCTGGTGTCTTTGTGCAGAAGATTGTCACCACCACAG ATATTGTGATTCCTGGTACGAACACATCCACTGATGTACAGGCAAGAATCAGTGCTGGAGAGAGCATCCACATCATCCGAGGGACAAAAG GGACGTATATCCGGACCAGCGATGGGCGGATTTTTGCTATCCGGACCACTGGGAAGCCAAAAGGCAACGAAGACCGTCGAACAGCTGCCTCAG GCTCCCACAGCTCGTCACTGGAGTCCACAAGCAATGGCAGACACAGTGCCTCATCACCGCAGCTCCCCAGTGCAGAGGAGCTCACTCGGCCCATATCCCCTGACAGCCCCGAGATCATCAGTGAGCTGCAGCAGTATGCGGAGGCAGCGGCTGCCCGGGAGTCCCGGCACAGCTCTCCCAGCACCAACGCAGCACAAGGCCTCCCTGCCCGCACGGACAACGCACCCGGCTTAGCAGCCCGAGGAGCTGAGCAGCATGTGGGGATTCACTGCATGGCTCCCTCCGTGTCTTCAGCCCTGCCAGCCACCAGCCAGCACGTGGATGCCCACTCGGTGTTGGACTTACGGGGCAACAAGCGCAAGTCAACCTCACCGTCGGCTCCAGAGGAGCAAGCCCGCAGGCAGCAGAAGAAGCGGCAGTTGCCATCGTCCGTGCAGCCGTACGAACACGGGTACCCAGTCTCTGGTGGGTTCACCATGCCTCCTGTCTCTTTAAACCACAACCTAACCCATCCATTTGCCTCCCAACCAGGAAACTCCTTATACATGGGCACTGGCTCCTCTTATTACCAGCTGCCCAATTTACTCCCAGACCCTCATCTGGTGTTCCCTGTGACTACTGACCCTCTGCTGACAGCCGGCACCgccagctcttctgctgctaCCTCAGTCACCGCCAGCGTCCCCTCATTCATGCTAAACCCTTCTCTGACAGGGGTGCTGCCCAATTACTCGCTTCCCTTCACGCAGTCACTCCTGCCCGAGCCCAGGATGTTTGCTCCTTTCCCAGCCCCCGTCTTGCCTAGCAGCCTTCCCAGGAGCATGGCATCTGCCTACCCTGGCTACATGTCCCCTCACTCGGGCTACCCGGCTGGGGGCCTCCTTCGGTCCCAGGTGCCTCAGTTTGAAACCCAGGAGGTCCCAGAGGTGGGATGCAGCTCTAATGACGAGGACAAAGACGACGATGTTATAGAGATCACAGGGAAATAA
- the RAD54L2 gene encoding helicase ARIP4 isoform X3 — protein sequence MSDESISGSDPDLDPDLEQEDMEEEEEEDEEEAMEEDNDGDDEEDLLDESDQPQEAVFSSDHVEHTEDGEWQRSTSTTSSQSERAERHLQNQHKSLASEDTEKKRAQKPSHMRRNIRKLLREDQLEAVTKTAQQEELERRKRLEQQRKDYPATIPTVPLEFLPEDIVFRTAEATQLPPQVLAEEVICLDSTSSGSEDDAKGKNSIKDEVIELSSGEDDALQIVDSSDSGNEGEEDGSEESSGSHVNDALNQSDALGQVIVNINHPPNEEDIFLAPQLAHAVKPHQIGGIRFLYDNLVESLERFKTSSGFGCILAHSMGLGKTIQVISFLDVLFRHTEAKTVLAIVPVNTLQNWLAEFNTWLPAPENLPADYNSEEVQPRTFKVHILNDEHKTTAARAKVVNDWVTEGGVLLMGYEMYRLLSLKKSFATGRKKKTKKQAGPVIIDLDEEDRQQELLKGIEKALSRPGPDVVICDEGHRIKNCHASTSQALKNIRSRRRVVLTGYPLQNNLIEYWCMVDFVRPDFLGSRQEFSNMFERPILNGQCIDSTPQDVRLMRYRSHVLHSLLEGFVQRRGHSVLKVQLPSKEEHVILVRLSKIQRALYTEFMNRFRDAGNSGWLGLNPLKAFCVCCKIWNHPDVLYEALQKQNLANEQDLDVDDLGTASTNSRCQPQGIKVKTESNALASPAGEATNSKFLQSVGFNPFQERANQVVTYEWAKDILCDYQTGVLENSPKMVLLFHLIEESVKLGDKILVFSQSLSTLSVIEEFLAKRPVPSPPGSDGGVHNWVRNINYYRLDGSTSASERERLINQFNDLSNTSVWLFLLSTRAGCLGVNLIGANRVVVFDASWNPCHDAQAVCRVYRYGQKKPCHIYRLVSDYTLEKKIYDRQISKQGMSDRVVDDLNPVLNFTRREVENLLHFVEEESDPAQLSLNPSKIKESVLQLACLKYPHLITKEPFQHESLLIDRKEHKLTKAEKKAAKKSYEEEKRASVPYTRPSYAQYYPASDQSLTSIPAFSQRNWRPALKGEDKPVASVRPVQSTPIPMMPRHVPIGNAGSTSSSNPAINFPINYLQRAGVFVQKIVTTTDIVIPGTNTSTDVQARISAGESIHIIRGTKGTYIRTSDGRIFAIRTTGKPKGNEDRRTAASGSHSSSLESTSNGRHSASSPQLPSAEELTRPISPDSPEIISELQQYAEAAAARESRHSSPSTNAAQGLPARTDNAPGLAARGAEQHVGIHCMAPSVSSALPATSQHVDAHSVLDLRGNKRKSTSPSAPEEQARRQQKKRQLPSSVQPYEHGYPVSGVENRGVLSKLLDNLSLDAPWK from the exons ACCAACCCCAGGAAGCTGTGTTCAGCAGTGACCATGTTGAACACACAGAGGATGGAGAATGGCAGCGCTCTACTTCAACTACCTCATCTCAGAGTGAGCGGGCAGAGAGACACTTGCAGAACCAGCACAAGAGCCTGGCCTCTGAGGACACCGAAAAGAAGAGGGCTCAGAAACCGTCTCACATGCGGAGGAACATAAG AAAGCTGTTGCGTGAGGACCAACTGGAAGCTGTGACAAAAACAGCCCAACAGGAAGAGTTGGAGAGAAGGAAACGGCTAGAGCAGCAGCGGAAGGATTATCCAGCCACTATACCAACCGTACCCCTAGAGTTTCTTCCTG AGGACATAGTTTTCAGAACAGCTGAGGCTACCCAGCTCCCTCCTCAGGTCCTGGCTGAGGAAGTGATCTGCCTAGATAGTACCAGCAGTGGCAGTGAAGATGAcgctaaaggaaaaaatagcatTAAAGATG AAGTGATTGAGCTGAGTTCAGGAGAGGATGATGCCCTCCAAATTGTGGACAGCAGTGACTCTGGCAAtgaaggggaggaggatggCAGTGAAGAGAGCAGTGGCTCTCATGTGAATGATGCCTTAAATCAGTCAGATGCTCTGGGGCAAGTCATTGTCAATATCAACCATCCACCAAATGAGGAGGACATTTTCCTAGCTCCCCAGCTTGCACATGCAGTAAAACCTCATCAG ATTGGTGGGATCCGATTCCTGTATGACAACTTGGTTGAGTCTTTGGAGAGAtttaaaaccagcagtgggtttGGGTGCATTTTAGCACATAGCATGGGCCTGGGGAAGACAATACAGGTCATCTCTTTCTTGGATGTACTTTTTCGGCACACAGAGGCAAAGACTGTTCTTGCCATTGTACCT GTGAATACACTCCAAAACTGGCTAGCAGAATTCAACACGTGGCTCCCAGCACCTGAAAACCTTCCTGCTGATTATAACTCCGAAGAGGTCCAGCCCCGCACCTTCAAAGTCCACATCCTGAATGATGAACACAA gaCAACAGCTGCACGTGCAAAGGTGGTGAATGACTGGGTGACAGAAGGTGGTGTGCTGCTGATGGGATATGAGATGTACCGTCTTCTCTCACTGAAGAAGTCCTTTGCCACtggcaggaagaagaaaacaaagaaacaagctGGCCCTGTCATTATTGACTTGGATGAAGAAGACCGGCAGCAAGAGCTTCTGAAAG GGATTGAGAAAGCTTTGTCTCGCCCTGGCCCAGATGTGGTTATTTGTGATGAGGGACACCGGATAAAGAACTGCCATGCCAGCACTTCGCAGGCCCTGAAGAACATCCGCTCCCGCCGGCGGGTCGTGCTGACTGGCTACCCGCTCCAGAACAACCTCATTGAGTATTGGTGCATGGTAGACTTTGTTCGACCCGACTTTCTAGGCTCTCGTCAGGAATTCAGCAACATGTTTGAGCGCCCTATTCTGAATGGGCAGTGTATTGATAGCACCCCTCAAGACGTCCGTCTCATGAGGTATCGCAGTCATGTCCTGCATAGCCTGCTGGAAGGCTTTGTGCAGCG gCGAGGCCACAGTGTGCTGAAGGTTCAGCTCCCGTCTAAGGAAGAGCATGTCATTTTGGTACGTCTGTCAAAGATCCAGCGGGCCCTTTATACGGAGTTCATGAACCGGTTCCGAGATGCAGGCAACAGTGGCTGGCTGGGACTCAACCCACTCAAAGCTTTCTGTGTCTGTTGTAAG ATCTGGAACCATCCAGATGTGTTGTATGAAgctctgcaaaagcaaaatctgGCAAACGAGCAGGATTTAGATGTGGATGACCTTGGCACAGCAAGTACTAATTCCCGCTGCCAGCCTCAGGGAATTAAAGTCAAAACAGAGAGTAATGCTTTGGCATCACCAGCTGGAGAAGCTACCAACAGCAAGTTCCTCCAGAGCGTTGGCTTCAACCCTTTTCAGGAGAGAGCAAATCAGGTCGTTACTTATGAGTGG GCCAAAGACATCTTGTGTGATTACCAGACGGGAGTCTTGGAGAACTCACCTAAGATGGTGTTACTCTTCCACCTAATTGAAGAAAGTGTGAAGCTTGGAGACAAGATCTTGGTCTTCAG CCAGAGCTTGTCTACCTTATCTGTCATTGAAGAGTTTTTGGCAAAGAGACCAGTGCCGAGTCCTCCAGGCTCAGATGGAGGAGTTCACAACTGGGTCCGAAACATCAACTATTACA GACTGGATGGCAGCACCTCTGCCTCAGAAAGGGAACGACTGATTAACCAGTTTAATGATCTCAGCAACACCTCTGTTTGGCTCTTTCTTTTGTCCACACG TGCTGGGTGTTTGGGTGTTAACCTCATTGGAGCAAACAGAGTGGTGGTGTTTGATGCTTCTTGGAACCCGTGCCATGACGCCCAGGCTGTGTGCCGAGTGTACCGCTACGGGCAGAAGAAGCCATGCCACATTTACAGACTGGTTTCTGATTACACTCTTGAGAAGAAGATCTATGACCGTCAGATCTCCAAGCAGGGCATGTCAG ATCGGGTGGTGGATGATCTGAACCCAGTGTTGAACTTTACTCGACGGGAGGTGGAGAACCTGCTACATTTTGTGGAAGAGGAGTCTGACCCTGCTCAGCTCTCCCTCAATCCAAGCAAGATAAAGGAGTCGGTTCTACAATTAGCCTGTCTCAAGTATCCTCACCTCATCACCAAG GAGCCTTTTCAGCATGAGTCACTGCTGATCGACCGGAAGGAGCACAAGCTGACCaaggcagagaagaaagcagccAAGAAGAGCTACGAGGAGGAAAAGCGAGCATCCGTCCCCTATACCCGGCCGTCCTACGCACAGTATTACCCAGCCAGTGATCAGAGTCTGACAAGCATCCCTGCCTTTAGCCAGAGGAACTG GCGACCAGCCCTCAAGGGTGAGGACAAGCCAGTGGCAAGTGTCCGCCCAGTTCAATCCACTCCCATTCCTATGATGCCTCGGCATGTCCCCATAGGCAATGCAGGATCAACCtcaagttccaaccctgctATCAACTTTCCCATCAACTACCTACAGCGAGCTGGTGTCTTTGTGCAGAAGATTGTCACCACCACAG ATATTGTGATTCCTGGTACGAACACATCCACTGATGTACAGGCAAGAATCAGTGCTGGAGAGAGCATCCACATCATCCGAGGGACAAAAG GGACGTATATCCGGACCAGCGATGGGCGGATTTTTGCTATCCGGACCACTGGGAAGCCAAAAGGCAACGAAGACCGTCGAACAGCTGCCTCAG GCTCCCACAGCTCGTCACTGGAGTCCACAAGCAATGGCAGACACAGTGCCTCATCACCGCAGCTCCCCAGTGCAGAGGAGCTCACTCGGCCCATATCCCCTGACAGCCCCGAGATCATCAGTGAGCTGCAGCAGTATGCGGAGGCAGCGGCTGCCCGGGAGTCCCGGCACAGCTCTCCCAGCACCAACGCAGCACAAGGCCTCCCTGCCCGCACGGACAACGCACCCGGCTTAGCAGCCCGAGGAGCTGAGCAGCATGTGGGGATTCACTGCATGGCTCCCTCCGTGTCTTCAGCCCTGCCAGCCACCAGCCAGCACGTGGATGCCCACTCGGTGTTGGACTTACGGGGCAACAAGCGCAAGTCAACCTCACCGTCGGCTCCAGAGGAGCAAGCCCGCAGGCAGCAGAAGAAGCGGCAGTTGCCATCGTCCGTGCAGCCGTACGAACACGGGTACCCAGTCTCTG GAGTTGAAAACCGAGGGGTTCTGAGCAAACTGCTGGACAACTTGTCTTTGGATGCAccatggaaataa